From Scleropages formosus chromosome 9, fSclFor1.1, whole genome shotgun sequence, one genomic window encodes:
- the LOC108932644 gene encoding neurogenic differentiation factor 6-A-like gives MPTFPFHEPTVMPEGQFGANFTRDLVAELRVRKQEPFPKAEPSPVPEARERRSPADESDKDEEESEEGPDEHGQPRRRGPRKKKGTSKARLDRVKLRRMEANARERNRMHGLNNALDSLRRVVPCYSKTQKLSKIETLRLAKNYIWALSEILSSGRRPDLLSFVQSLCKGLSQPTTNLVAGCLQLNARAFVAEHGGGAGGGADAALCARSPYDALYAPYPSPGAGTPPGHPGSCAGGAAGSDGAKAFRAYGYCGGAYESFYESASPECASPQLEGPHSPPVNFNGIFALKHEDAGELSKNCPYAGVRYCAVPSRAGLGQGAVFRGSSDARFPYDVHVRGQAYPAHEDLSAAFHN, from the coding sequence ATGCCGACCTTCCCCTTCCACGAGCCCACCGTGATGCCCGAGGGCCAGTTCGGCGCCAACTTCACGCGTGACCTAGTGGCCGAGCTCCGGGTCCGAAAGCAGGAGCCCTTCCCCAAAGCCGAGCCGTCGCCGGTGCCGGAGGCGCGCGAACGCAGGAGCCCCGCGGACGAGTCGGACAAGGAcgaggaggagagcgaggagggCCCCGACGAGCACGGGCAGCCGCGCCGCAGGGGGCCGCGCAAGAAGAAGGGCACGAGCAAGGCGCGCCTCGACCGCGTCAAGCTGCGGCGCATGGAGGCGAACGCGCGCGAGCGCAACCGCATGCACGGACTCAACAACGCGCTGGACAGCCTGCGCCGCGTCGTGCCCTGCTACTCCAAGACGCAGAAGCTGTCCAAGATCGAGACCCTGCGGCTCGCCAAGAACTACATCTGGGCGCTTTCAGAGATCCTGAGCTCGGGCAGGAGGCCCGACCTGCTCTCCTTCGTGCAGAGCCTCTGCAAGGGGCTGTCGCAACCCACCACCAACCTGGTGGCCGGCTGCCTGCAGCTCAACGCGCGCGCCTTCGTGGCCGAGCACGGCGGCGGCGCAGGCGGCGGCGCCGACGCGGCCCTGTGCGCGCGCTCGCCCTACGACGCCCTGTACGCGCCTTACCCCAGCCCCGGCGCGGGCACGCCCCCGGGGCACCCGGGCAGCTGCGCGGGAGGTGCCGCGGGCTCGGACGGCGCCAAGGCTTTCCGCGCCTACGGCTACTGCGGCGGCGCCTACGAGTCCTTTTACGAGAGCGCGTCGCCGGAGTGCGCGAGCCCGCAGCTCGAGGGCCCGCACAGCCCGCCCGTCAACTTCAACGGCATCTTCGCGCTCAAGCACGAGGACGCGGGCGAGCTGTCCAAGAACTGCCCTTACGCCGGCGTGCGCTACTGCGCCGTGCCGAGTCGCGCCGGCCTGGGCCAGGGCGCCGTGTTCCGAGGCTCCTCCGACGCGCGCTTCCCGTACGACGTGCACGTGCGCGGCCAGGCCTACCCAGCGCACGAGGACCTGAGCGCCGCCTTTCACAACTGA